In a genomic window of Dyadobacter fermentans DSM 18053:
- the purB gene encoding adenylosuccinate lyase, whose translation MSLNQLTAISPVDGRYYKQVSELSAYFSEYALIYYRVYVEIEYFIALCEIPLPQLSEFDKKKYASLRKIYEDFSEADALHIKDIEKVTNHDVKAVEYFIKEQFEKLGIESFQEFIHFGLTSQDINNTAIPLSLKDAMERQIKPLFRQVLFVLKRMSIEWKNVPMLAFTHGQPASPTRVGKEFLVFVERLERQLEMLDKIPHSAKFGGATGNFNAHHVAYPKQDWMAFGHHFVEGLGLKRSRHTTQIEHYDNIAAMFDCLKRLNTILIDLNRDMWTYISMGYFKQKIKAGEVGSSAMPHKVNPIDFENSEGNLGLASALFEHFAAKLPISRLQRDLTDSTVLRNIGVPVAHLAIALNSLLKGLGKVELNGEVLKAELEENWAVVSEAIQTILRRESYPKPYEALKELTRTNEKITHDSISRFIETLDVSEKIREELRALSPFNYLGVVEDTF comes from the coding sequence ATGTCATTAAATCAGCTTACGGCGATCTCTCCGGTTGATGGCCGTTATTACAAACAAGTATCTGAACTTTCGGCCTATTTCTCGGAATATGCCCTGATTTATTACCGGGTGTATGTTGAAATCGAATATTTCATCGCACTCTGCGAAATCCCCCTCCCGCAACTATCGGAATTTGACAAGAAAAAATATGCGTCGCTGCGCAAAATCTATGAGGATTTCAGCGAAGCCGATGCATTGCATATAAAGGACATTGAAAAGGTGACCAACCACGATGTGAAGGCCGTAGAATACTTCATCAAGGAGCAATTCGAGAAGCTGGGCATCGAGTCTTTTCAGGAATTTATCCACTTTGGACTTACCTCGCAAGACATCAACAACACGGCTATCCCGCTGTCGCTGAAAGACGCGATGGAGCGCCAGATCAAGCCGCTGTTCCGCCAGGTGCTTTTTGTGTTGAAACGCATGTCGATCGAGTGGAAAAACGTGCCGATGCTCGCATTCACCCACGGGCAGCCCGCATCACCTACACGCGTAGGAAAGGAGTTCCTGGTTTTTGTGGAACGATTGGAACGCCAGCTCGAAATGCTCGACAAAATCCCGCATTCGGCTAAGTTCGGCGGTGCTACCGGTAACTTCAATGCCCACCATGTCGCTTATCCGAAACAGGACTGGATGGCTTTCGGCCACCATTTTGTGGAAGGTTTGGGATTAAAAAGAAGCCGCCACACGACGCAAATTGAGCATTACGACAATATTGCAGCGATGTTCGACTGCCTGAAACGCCTGAACACGATCCTGATCGACCTTAATCGTGATATGTGGACGTACATTTCAATGGGGTATTTCAAGCAGAAGATCAAAGCCGGCGAAGTAGGATCTTCGGCGATGCCGCACAAAGTGAATCCGATCGACTTCGAAAATTCGGAAGGAAACCTGGGGCTGGCATCTGCATTATTCGAGCATTTTGCCGCGAAATTGCCCATTTCCCGCCTGCAACGCGACCTTACCGACTCCACGGTACTCCGCAACATCGGCGTCCCCGTCGCGCATTTGGCTATCGCCCTGAACTCGCTGCTGAAAGGCCTGGGCAAAGTGGAACTGAATGGTGAAGTACTGAAAGCCGAACTGGAAGAAAACTGGGCGGTAGTGTCCGAGGCGATCCAAACGATCCTGCGCCGCGAAAGCTACCCAAAACCGTACGAGGCATTGAAAGAGCTGACCCGCACCAACGAAAAAATCACCCACGATTCCATCTCACGTTTCATCGAAACGCTGGACGTGTCCGAAAAAATAAGAGAAGAACTCCGCGCCCTGAGCCCGTTCAATTATTTGGGCGTTGTGGAGGATACGTTTTAA
- a CDS encoding MIP/aquaporin family protein has translation MQPSPFIGELVGTMVLILLGNGVVANVVLKKTKGESSGWIVITAGWAFAVMFGVFTANAFGSAVAHLNPAVTVGFAVLQNDYSFIATYIPAQLIGAFLGAVLVWLQYLPHWKATEDGGSKLACFSTGPAIKSTGANFLSEFIATVVLIVGIVAIGYAGTSDPEKGGIPSGVAPYLVGMLVWSIGLSLGGTTGYAINPVRDLGPRIAHAILPIPNKGSSDWGYGWIPVVAPIAGAIIGGLILRGFSF, from the coding sequence ATGCAGCCTTCGCCTTTCATTGGAGAATTAGTCGGAACAATGGTCCTCATTTTATTGGGCAACGGCGTAGTCGCCAATGTCGTGTTGAAAAAAACCAAGGGCGAAAGTTCCGGCTGGATCGTGATTACGGCGGGGTGGGCGTTTGCGGTGATGTTCGGGGTGTTCACAGCCAATGCATTCGGCAGTGCCGTAGCCCATCTGAACCCCGCGGTGACCGTGGGTTTTGCGGTACTTCAAAACGATTACAGCTTTATAGCAACATACATTCCCGCACAGCTGATTGGTGCATTTCTCGGCGCTGTGCTGGTGTGGCTGCAATATCTGCCGCATTGGAAAGCGACCGAAGATGGCGGGTCCAAACTGGCCTGTTTTTCAACCGGCCCGGCCATCAAAAGCACGGGTGCCAACTTTCTGAGCGAGTTCATTGCGACCGTCGTACTCATCGTCGGCATTGTCGCGATCGGCTACGCAGGCACTTCCGATCCTGAAAAAGGAGGTATCCCTTCCGGCGTTGCGCCTTACCTTGTGGGCATGCTCGTTTGGAGTATCGGGTTATCGCTCGGCGGCACTACGGGCTATGCCATTAACCCCGTGCGCGACCTTGGCCCGCGTATCGCGCATGCCATTTTGCCTATTCCCAACAAGGGCAGCTCCGACTGGGGCTACGGCTGGATTCCCGTAGTGGCCCCCATTGCGGGAGCCATTATTGGTGGATTGATTTTGAGAGGTTTTTCTTTCTGA
- a CDS encoding alpha-2-macroglobulin family protein, which translates to MKKTAILCSFCVLFLVWVFTSCSSFNEIRVAGTNFTEEVGQSQNLVFTFNKDLVSTAELNSWDSTQFVTFEPAVRGKFKWTAPNELVFSPVAGFGAATSYKAQLTDLITEKSYKDKKYKLSQDPITFHTPYLQLAETESWWTLSSETGRQEARIRLHFNYPVNAQHVAEKLKVLSGNQALEYRILPSQDESAVTLAFAKVGAADNNETAVNITIDKGVKVQNTSYSSQEALSKTVSIPSPLHLEVVDIKTGFENNAGYARVITTQELDKESIAGSVAVNPEAAVETEPTENGFIVRGAFNETETYVLQLKQSLKGVLGQTLEEEASRDLFFGKMPAAISFANKKGLYLSTKSSRNIGVNIVNVPKVQVRISKLYANNILHYIHNNRWNDYAYVGDDWQPTGNFNYSDDRESQLSDVIVNKIVETANLSKNKGISALNIALPDDNKRQGVYLVAVNSEEEAYLGATKLVSISDIGLIAKQGKDELWIFANSIKTNEPIKDLELTVVSSNNQSVHTFKTDADGIAHVDKLSEKAPGFKVAMITASTQDDFNFLLLEDSQVLTSRFDVEGLRDNASGYQVFIYGQRDIYRPGETMHFNTVLRTQDWKTAGKVPLKLRLLTPNGREFRTWRKTTNEQGAVESEIPLDAGVLTGTYVLEVYNANEVLLGSQAVSVEEFMPDRIKVDLSRAAKDYMSGQKVSLTATAINLFGPPASNRNYQMDFQLQRKGFTAKAFPEYSFNIPAQTAFERDSRQGITNEQGQASEQFALAAGLQDIGVLEGKIYVTVFDENGRPVNRLQRFDVYTQPVFYGIRLPDSYVGTNAPVPVDIVGVGKSGALQNGATASIEVVRLEYQTVVEKKYERLQYTSRKKEKLVYSNKLTLAGGKGTFRYVPTVSGEYEVRVKRPGATHYTLANFYAYGYGYTQYSSFEVSNEGQVLMETDKDSYKMGESARVLFKTPFDGRLLVTVERNNVLEQHILTTEKKAAELTFKIKEAHLPNVFVTATLIRPLDASNMPLTVAHGFQPIAVEDPDRRLPVSITAVEKSRSKMKQQIRIKTEPNAEVTLAIVDEGILQIKNSKTPDIHGHFYQKRALEVTSYDLYAQLFPELSISGTSSSGGDGYDLERRINPLSNGRTELVSFWSGQLKANGSGDVTFDVNIPQFSGDLRIMAVAYKDNAFGSATKNMKVADPIVISAGLPRFLSPGDELVLPVNISNTEAKGTTATVSVQLAGPLAAGQAPVTQNISIPAGKESRAVFSLKALTAIGVGKVTVKVNAFKETFVNQTEITVRPASPLLKTNVSGLIAADKQGQIDLRSSFIPATASSQVVLSRSPLVQGGGKALSTLLGYPYGCLEQTVSKAFPQIYFADLTKAMATPVYTVKSGESDFNPMTNVQQAIRKVESQQLFNGGVGMWPGATREDWWATAYAVHFLEEARRAGFEVNAKTLSRAVEYLTAQSGTTANREVVVASTGNGLAYDAQPTGTQTRKTVARREAIYSLYVLALNGHPNRASMNYYKQNPHLLTADSKYLLAGAFQLAGDARSFNALLPRTYVAENAGRYTDDSYSSPLRNMSLVLNTLIESDPSNAQIQVLGRQLSQAIQSASYLNTQEAAFAVLALGKLARKTANSTVTASVSANGKPLGQFTGKELKISKGIINQKLQVKTQGKGDLYWFAQTAGMSATGNYVEEDQGISIRRQFLTRSGAPVQSFRQNDLVVVKLTLASTNGLPVENIVVTDLLPSGFEIENPRITEPRDMPWITKASVPEYYDIRDDRIHFFTTADAQEKTFYYQVRVVSKGTFTVGPAAADAMYQGEYRSYSGGGKITVE; encoded by the coding sequence ATGAAAAAGACTGCCATCCTGTGTTCTTTTTGCGTTCTCTTTTTGGTCTGGGTTTTCACTAGCTGCTCTTCTTTCAACGAAATCCGCGTGGCGGGCACCAACTTCACCGAGGAAGTGGGGCAATCGCAAAACCTCGTTTTTACATTTAACAAAGACCTTGTTTCAACAGCCGAGCTGAACAGTTGGGACTCGACGCAATTCGTGACTTTCGAGCCGGCGGTGCGGGGGAAATTCAAATGGACGGCACCCAATGAGCTCGTTTTTTCGCCGGTGGCAGGCTTTGGAGCGGCCACTTCCTACAAAGCGCAGCTCACAGATCTGATCACTGAAAAGTCATACAAGGACAAGAAGTACAAACTTTCCCAGGACCCGATCACATTCCACACACCATATCTCCAACTCGCCGAAACGGAAAGCTGGTGGACATTGTCATCAGAAACAGGCCGGCAGGAAGCGCGGATAAGGCTGCATTTCAACTACCCGGTCAATGCACAGCATGTGGCCGAAAAATTGAAGGTTTTGTCCGGAAACCAGGCATTGGAATACCGCATTCTGCCCTCTCAGGACGAATCGGCGGTGACGCTGGCATTTGCGAAAGTGGGTGCGGCCGATAACAACGAAACGGCCGTCAATATCACCATCGACAAGGGTGTGAAGGTGCAAAATACCTCTTACAGCAGTCAGGAAGCACTTTCAAAAACAGTGAGCATACCTTCGCCGCTTCATTTGGAAGTCGTGGATATTAAAACCGGCTTTGAAAACAATGCGGGCTACGCGAGGGTGATCACCACGCAGGAGCTGGACAAGGAAAGTATAGCGGGCAGCGTTGCCGTAAATCCGGAAGCTGCGGTGGAAACGGAGCCTACCGAAAACGGTTTTATCGTGCGCGGCGCATTCAACGAAACCGAAACATATGTGCTGCAACTGAAACAATCGCTGAAAGGAGTTTTGGGACAAACTTTGGAGGAAGAAGCATCCCGTGACCTGTTTTTTGGGAAAATGCCCGCGGCTATCTCCTTTGCAAACAAGAAGGGCCTGTACTTATCGACCAAAAGCTCCCGCAATATCGGCGTCAACATCGTGAATGTGCCCAAAGTGCAGGTACGCATTTCGAAGCTGTATGCGAATAATATCCTGCATTATATTCACAACAACCGCTGGAACGACTACGCTTATGTGGGCGACGACTGGCAGCCTACCGGCAATTTCAATTACAGCGACGACCGCGAAAGCCAGCTGAGCGATGTGATCGTGAATAAGATTGTAGAAACAGCAAATTTGTCCAAAAACAAAGGCATTTCCGCATTGAATATCGCATTGCCCGACGATAACAAACGGCAGGGCGTGTACCTGGTAGCGGTGAATTCCGAGGAGGAAGCCTACCTCGGCGCCACGAAACTCGTCTCCATTTCCGATATCGGCCTCATTGCGAAGCAGGGCAAGGATGAACTGTGGATTTTTGCCAATTCCATCAAAACCAACGAGCCGATCAAAGACCTTGAACTGACGGTGGTGAGCTCCAACAATCAATCGGTGCATACGTTCAAAACGGACGCCGACGGCATTGCCCACGTGGACAAGCTGAGCGAAAAAGCGCCGGGCTTCAAGGTCGCCATGATCACGGCCAGTACCCAGGACGATTTTAATTTCCTCTTACTGGAAGACTCGCAGGTGCTCACCTCGCGCTTCGATGTGGAGGGTTTGCGGGACAATGCATCAGGCTATCAGGTGTTTATCTACGGCCAGCGCGATATTTACCGTCCGGGCGAAACCATGCATTTCAACACCGTGCTGCGGACGCAGGATTGGAAAACAGCCGGGAAAGTACCTTTGAAACTGCGCTTGCTGACCCCGAACGGCCGGGAATTCAGGACGTGGCGGAAAACAACTAACGAACAAGGTGCGGTAGAATCCGAAATCCCGCTGGACGCAGGTGTGCTCACGGGCACGTATGTGCTCGAAGTATACAATGCAAACGAGGTGCTGCTCGGTTCGCAGGCGGTAAGCGTCGAGGAATTTATGCCGGATCGCATTAAGGTAGACCTCAGCAGGGCTGCGAAAGATTATATGTCGGGGCAAAAAGTGTCGCTCACGGCCACCGCAATTAACCTTTTTGGTCCGCCCGCGAGCAACCGCAACTATCAGATGGATTTCCAGTTGCAGCGTAAAGGGTTCACTGCCAAAGCATTTCCAGAATACAGTTTTAACATACCCGCGCAAACCGCATTCGAGCGCGACAGCCGCCAGGGCATTACCAACGAACAGGGCCAGGCCAGCGAGCAGTTTGCATTGGCGGCCGGCTTGCAGGATATCGGCGTGCTGGAAGGCAAGATATACGTGACGGTGTTCGACGAAAATGGCCGGCCCGTAAACAGGTTACAGCGTTTCGACGTGTACACGCAGCCGGTGTTCTACGGCATTCGCCTGCCCGACAGCTATGTAGGTACCAATGCACCGGTGCCGGTTGACATTGTGGGGGTAGGAAAGAGCGGCGCGTTGCAGAACGGCGCAACGGCCAGCATCGAGGTGGTACGGCTTGAATATCAGACGGTTGTTGAAAAGAAATATGAGCGCCTGCAATACACATCACGTAAAAAAGAGAAATTGGTTTATTCCAACAAACTTACCCTGGCAGGCGGAAAGGGCACTTTCCGCTATGTGCCCACGGTATCGGGTGAGTATGAAGTGCGCGTAAAACGCCCCGGCGCTACGCATTACACGCTGGCCAATTTTTATGCTTACGGTTATGGATATACCCAGTATTCGTCGTTTGAGGTGAGCAATGAGGGCCAGGTACTGATGGAAACCGATAAGGACAGCTACAAAATGGGCGAATCGGCCAGGGTGCTGTTCAAAACGCCGTTTGATGGACGACTGCTGGTAACCGTTGAGCGTAACAATGTTTTGGAACAGCATATCCTCACCACTGAAAAGAAAGCAGCGGAACTGACATTTAAAATCAAAGAAGCGCACCTGCCCAATGTATTCGTAACGGCGACGCTCATCCGGCCGCTGGATGCGTCGAACATGCCGCTGACGGTCGCTCATGGCTTTCAGCCGATTGCGGTGGAGGACCCGGACCGCAGGTTGCCGGTCAGCATCACGGCAGTTGAAAAGTCGAGATCGAAAATGAAGCAGCAGATCAGGATCAAAACTGAACCGAATGCGGAGGTGACGCTGGCTATTGTGGATGAAGGCATTCTTCAGATCAAAAACTCCAAAACGCCGGATATTCACGGTCATTTCTACCAAAAACGGGCTTTGGAAGTGACCAGCTACGATTTGTACGCGCAGCTGTTCCCGGAACTGTCGATCTCCGGCACATCGAGCTCGGGCGGTGATGGCTACGATCTGGAAAGGAGGATTAACCCGCTAAGCAATGGCCGGACGGAACTCGTGTCGTTTTGGAGCGGGCAGCTCAAAGCCAATGGCAGCGGTGATGTAACTTTCGATGTGAACATCCCGCAGTTCAGCGGCGACTTGCGCATTATGGCGGTCGCTTATAAAGACAATGCATTTGGCTCCGCAACCAAAAACATGAAGGTAGCCGACCCGATCGTGATCAGCGCCGGATTGCCGCGTTTCCTGAGCCCTGGTGATGAGCTTGTACTGCCTGTGAATATCAGCAACACGGAGGCGAAAGGAACTACCGCCACGGTTTCCGTACAGCTTGCAGGGCCATTGGCAGCGGGACAGGCGCCGGTTACGCAAAATATCAGCATTCCGGCCGGGAAGGAAAGCAGGGCCGTTTTCTCCTTAAAAGCATTAACGGCGATCGGCGTGGGCAAGGTAACGGTGAAAGTGAATGCATTCAAAGAAACTTTCGTGAATCAGACCGAGATTACCGTGCGGCCTGCGTCGCCCCTGCTGAAAACGAATGTGTCGGGACTTATTGCGGCCGATAAACAGGGGCAGATTGACCTTCGTTCGTCATTCATTCCTGCCACGGCAAGCAGCCAGGTGGTTTTGAGCCGGTCGCCATTGGTGCAGGGCGGAGGTAAGGCATTGTCAACATTGCTTGGCTATCCTTACGGCTGCCTGGAACAAACCGTGTCGAAAGCATTCCCGCAGATCTACTTCGCCGACCTCACCAAGGCCATGGCAACGCCGGTTTATACGGTGAAAAGCGGTGAAAGTGACTTTAATCCGATGACCAACGTGCAGCAGGCGATCCGGAAAGTGGAATCGCAGCAACTGTTCAACGGGGGAGTGGGCATGTGGCCGGGAGCTACCCGGGAAGACTGGTGGGCTACCGCTTACGCCGTTCATTTCCTGGAAGAAGCACGCAGGGCTGGGTTTGAGGTCAATGCCAAAACACTCAGCCGGGCCGTCGAATACCTCACTGCCCAAAGCGGGACGACGGCCAACAGGGAAGTGGTTGTTGCCAGCACCGGCAATGGCCTGGCTTATGACGCGCAGCCTACGGGCACCCAAACGCGCAAAACAGTGGCACGCCGCGAGGCGATTTACTCGCTTTATGTACTCGCCCTGAACGGCCATCCGAACCGGGCTTCGATGAATTATTACAAACAAAATCCGCATTTGCTCACGGCCGATTCAAAATACCTGCTCGCAGGCGCATTCCAGCTCGCGGGCGATGCGCGGAGCTTTAACGCGCTGCTGCCCAGGACGTATGTTGCCGAAAATGCTGGACGCTACACAGACGACAGCTATTCGTCACCGCTTCGGAATATGTCGTTGGTTTTGAATACATTAATCGAATCGGACCCGTCGAATGCGCAGATTCAGGTGCTCGGGCGCCAGCTTTCACAGGCCATCCAGTCGGCTTCGTATCTGAACACCCAGGAAGCGGCATTTGCCGTACTGGCATTGGGTAAGCTGGCCAGGAAAACGGCCAATTCTACCGTCACGGCTTCGGTTTCTGCCAATGGCAAGCCGCTCGGGCAGTTTACTGGTAAGGAATTGAAAATTTCGAAAGGCATTATAAACCAGAAATTGCAGGTCAAAACACAGGGTAAGGGCGATTTGTACTGGTTTGCACAAACGGCGGGCATGTCTGCGACGGGAAACTATGTGGAGGAAGACCAGGGAATCAGCATTCGCCGCCAGTTCCTGACGCGCTCCGGTGCGCCTGTGCAATCTTTCAGGCAAAACGACCTGGTAGTAGTAAAGCTGACCCTTGCGAGCACAAACGGCCTGCCGGTGGAGAACATTGTGGTAACAGACCTGCTGCCGTCCGGTTTTGAAATAGAAAACCCCCGCATTACCGAGCCGCGGGATATGCCGTGGATTACCAAAGCATCCGTCCCCGAATATTACGACATCCGCGACGACCGCATTCATTTCTTCACCACGGCCGACGCCCAGGAAAAGACCTTCTACTACCAGGTCAGGGTAGTTTCAAAAGGAACATTCACGGTAGGCCCGGCCGCTGCGGATGCAATGTACCAGGGAGAATACCGCAGCTATTCGGGTGGTGGGAAGATTACGGTTGAATAA
- a CDS encoding 4-hydroxy-3-methylbut-2-enyl diphosphate reductase, with protein MKTFNIPDFYRSRIITPIKEFRRKNDKLKRDYSPTVLDFGPVQFLIARHFGFCYGVENAIDIAYKAIAENPGKRIFLLSEMIHNPDVNRDLVERGVQFIMDTKGNQLIGWDQLTAEDIVIVPAFGTTVENQAKLSELGVNAYVYDTTCPFVEKVWNRAAQIGEKDYTIVVHGKPNHEETRATFSHSKENAPTVVVENMKQAQILAEYMTGIRLAAQFFEDFKNQYSEGFDPEKDLQRIGVVNQTTMLASDTQGIADYLKNVMIRHYSLRPEQVEDRFANTRDTLCYATNDNQDATYALLTHDADLVVVAGGYNSSNTTHLVELCERKFPTYFIESVNKILDRQLIRHFDLHKKEEVVTENYIPDKTPVRIMLTCGASCPDAVVEGILVRLLSFFEGARPIEEVMEAF; from the coding sequence ATGAAAACTTTCAATATCCCCGATTTTTACCGGAGCCGCATTATCACGCCGATCAAGGAATTCCGTCGTAAAAACGACAAGCTGAAAAGGGACTATTCGCCCACTGTGCTCGATTTCGGGCCGGTTCAGTTCCTGATCGCGCGGCATTTCGGGTTTTGTTACGGGGTGGAGAATGCGATCGACATTGCCTACAAAGCCATTGCCGAGAACCCGGGCAAGCGGATCTTTTTGCTCAGTGAAATGATCCATAACCCCGATGTGAACCGCGACCTGGTAGAGCGCGGCGTGCAGTTTATCATGGATACCAAAGGCAACCAGCTCATCGGCTGGGATCAGCTCACGGCAGAGGATATAGTGATCGTCCCGGCATTCGGGACGACGGTCGAAAACCAGGCGAAGCTCTCCGAATTGGGCGTGAATGCGTATGTGTACGACACGACTTGCCCGTTTGTGGAAAAGGTCTGGAACCGCGCCGCACAAATCGGCGAGAAGGATTACACCATCGTGGTACACGGAAAGCCGAATCATGAGGAAACCCGCGCTACCTTCTCGCACAGCAAGGAAAATGCCCCGACAGTGGTGGTCGAAAACATGAAGCAGGCGCAAATCCTGGCCGAATACATGACAGGAATAAGACTTGCGGCGCAGTTTTTCGAAGATTTCAAAAACCAGTATTCCGAAGGTTTTGACCCTGAAAAAGACTTACAGCGCATCGGCGTCGTGAACCAGACCACTATGCTGGCATCCGACACACAAGGCATCGCCGATTACCTCAAAAACGTCATGATCCGCCATTACAGCCTGCGTCCCGAGCAGGTGGAGGACCGTTTCGCCAACACCCGGGACACTTTGTGCTACGCCACAAACGATAACCAGGATGCAACCTACGCATTGCTCACGCACGACGCCGACCTGGTGGTAGTGGCAGGCGGTTATAACAGTTCCAATACTACGCATTTGGTAGAGTTGTGCGAACGGAAATTCCCGACCTACTTCATCGAGTCGGTCAATAAAATCCTGGACAGACAGCTGATCCGTCATTTCGACCTGCATAAAAAGGAAGAAGTGGTTACCGAAAACTACATTCCAGACAAAACGCCCGTGCGCATTATGCTCACCTGCGGCGCATCATGCCCTGACGCCGTCGTGGAGGGAATCCTGGTGAGGCTGCTCTCATTTTTCGAAGGCGCGAGGCCGATCGAGGAGGTGATGGAGGCATTTTGA
- a CDS encoding RNA polymerase sigma factor, whose product MKTQIYPDRHVELVERCKLGERKAQYELYKHYSKAMFNICMRILNHLGEAEDALQEAFVDAFTNLHQFRQQSTFGAWLKQIVVNKAINHMRSRKVKWVEMDEFHETLEQSDRNEDSFGLDESDTTLEIERVRNAVQKLPDGYRVVLSLYLFEGYDHEEIGEVLGISETTSRTQYMRAKRKLTEMLVR is encoded by the coding sequence TTGAAAACACAAATTTACCCCGACCGGCACGTCGAACTGGTAGAGCGTTGTAAACTCGGAGAGCGCAAAGCGCAGTACGAGCTTTATAAACATTACTCGAAAGCCATGTTCAACATCTGCATGCGGATACTGAACCATCTGGGAGAGGCCGAGGATGCTTTGCAGGAGGCTTTCGTGGATGCATTCACGAACCTCCACCAGTTCAGGCAGCAATCAACATTCGGGGCGTGGTTGAAGCAAATCGTGGTCAACAAGGCGATCAACCACATGCGGAGCAGGAAGGTGAAATGGGTGGAAATGGATGAATTCCATGAGACATTGGAGCAAAGCGACCGGAATGAGGACTCTTTCGGACTGGATGAGAGCGACACGACGCTCGAAATAGAAAGGGTGCGCAACGCGGTACAGAAATTGCCGGATGGTTACCGGGTGGTATTAAGCCTCTATTTGTTCGAAGGCTACGACCACGAAGAAATCGGCGAAGTGCTCGGGATCAGCGAAACGACCTCCCGGACGCAATACATGAGAGCAAAACGGAAGCTGACCGAGATGCTGGTCAGGTAG
- the bshC gene encoding bacillithiol biosynthesis protein BshC has product MADHVSPSQHFGPDYSLLPTIESFGEHMSVPTGFDRSKREMLAEVLSYQYKGLPNQPDFSVLLRENTFVVAAFDGLNIFTGTLSFIYKIITTIRLAHALQAAYPECQFVPLFVMDSESDDFRAIASFNAFGHTFRWQDAHQGPVGSIDPASLRRILNQLPAGPLLFAKSYLENSCISNAVRAYMHELFGHYGLITLDPDNAMLKAGFSKTGQHGMEGLLSANRPPSTDVNLNLFFSASILPVRAVVGDVTQFRFWLEQKKLFDQLHMPFPTLVPRNQALIVKPAHLEKLQKFNVTWETFFEQNFCERIWYDGGDKKKSTSFSEEKKLTNQAFDAISDHVGHFGADVMQVLELYRSDFANSLRLLERRIHQAEQRRWASRNEQLTTLKNKLFPNGVDQERFANLLDFYWKDPHFIQKLYNTFDPLDFRYNVLLDE; this is encoded by the coding sequence ATGGCCGACCATGTTTCCCCGTCCCAACACTTCGGGCCGGATTACAGCCTGCTTCCTACGATTGAAAGTTTTGGTGAACACATGTCGGTTCCGACGGGATTCGACCGCTCAAAGCGCGAGATGCTTGCCGAAGTGCTTTCATACCAATACAAAGGGCTGCCCAACCAGCCGGACTTTTCAGTATTACTGCGCGAAAATACCTTCGTTGTCGCTGCATTCGACGGCCTGAACATCTTCACAGGCACCTTATCTTTTATTTACAAGATTATCACTACAATCAGGCTTGCCCACGCATTGCAAGCGGCATATCCAGAATGCCAATTTGTTCCTTTGTTTGTGATGGACTCGGAAAGCGATGATTTCAGGGCCATTGCCTCTTTTAATGCATTCGGACATACGTTCAGATGGCAGGACGCGCACCAGGGCCCTGTCGGCAGCATAGATCCCGCATCATTACGGAGAATACTGAATCAGTTGCCTGCCGGACCGCTGCTTTTTGCCAAAAGTTATCTCGAAAACAGCTGCATTTCCAATGCGGTGAGGGCTTATATGCATGAGCTGTTCGGACATTATGGCCTTATTACGCTGGACCCGGACAATGCAATGCTGAAAGCCGGGTTCAGCAAAACGGGGCAGCACGGAATGGAGGGACTTTTATCAGCCAATCGCCCGCCAAGTACGGATGTAAACCTGAACTTGTTTTTCAGTGCCAGTATTTTGCCTGTAAGGGCGGTAGTGGGGGATGTAACGCAATTTCGGTTTTGGTTGGAGCAGAAGAAACTTTTCGATCAACTTCATATGCCATTCCCAACCCTGGTGCCGCGAAACCAGGCGCTGATCGTCAAACCGGCGCATTTAGAAAAGTTACAAAAGTTCAACGTCACTTGGGAGACGTTTTTTGAGCAGAATTTTTGTGAGCGCATCTGGTATGACGGAGGTGACAAGAAAAAGAGTACAAGCTTTTCGGAAGAGAAAAAGCTGACGAATCAAGCTTTCGATGCAATTTCAGATCATGTTGGCCATTTTGGAGCAGATGTAATGCAGGTGCTGGAACTTTACCGGTCCGATTTTGCCAATTCCTTGAGACTACTGGAAAGGCGGATACACCAGGCCGAGCAACGCCGTTGGGCATCCAGAAATGAGCAGCTCACCACCCTTAAAAACAAACTGTTCCCGAACGGGGTCGATCAGGAACGGTTTGCAAATTTGCTCGATTTTTACTGGAAGGACCCTCATTTCATCCAGAAGCTTTACAACACTTTCGATCCGCTGGATTTCAGGTATAATGTGCTGCTGGATGAGTAG